One Candidatus Nitrososphaera evergladensis SR1 genomic window, TTCACAAGGGCCAACGAGCGCATGGGTAAGGGAGGCTTTGTAAGTTTGATTGGGATCTCTAACAGCCTGACCTTCAAGGACAAGCTGGACCCTCGCGTGAGAAGCAGTCTTTCCGAGGAAGAGACCGTGTTCAACCCGTACACGGTAGAGCAGCTGCGGCAGATACTGTCAGAGCGCGCTAGACTGGCGTTTAACGAAGGCGCAATCACGGACGCGGCGATCAACCTGTGCGCGGCCATGGCCGGCAGGGAGCACGGCGACGCCCGCAAGGCAATCGACCTTTTGCGCGTGGCGGCAGAGCTTGCCGAGCGTGAGCACGTCTTGAAGGTGGAGGAAAAGCACGTGCGGGCCGCTCAGGAAAAGATAGAGAAGGACACCAACCTTGAAGTGATAAGAAATGCCACGACGCACACCAAGTTTGTAATGCTTGCAATTACAAAATCAAAGAACGGCAACACCGGCGAAGTGTATGAAACCTACTCGTCACTATGCAAGCAGGTCGAGCAGGAGCCCCTTACACAGCGCCGAGTCACCCAGATAATAAGCGAGCTTGACCAGCTGGGCCTCGTGTCGACAGACGTGGTGAGCCAGGGGCGCTACGGCCGGTCGCAAAAGATCAAGGTTGCCGTGCCACTTGCAACAGTACAAGACGCGCTAAAGGACGACCCGACTTTTTCGGACCTTCTTTTATAATAAAAGATTGAAATCCTGCTTGAACGGCTGTAACGTTGCCAGGTTGACGACGATTGCAATGCCGGGCGAAGGCGTGATGCCCATCGTCTGCTGGAACTTTGTCTGCGCCTGCCATGCGCCGGAATTCACGACAAGCGTCCCGCGGTAGCTGTCAACATCCGTCACGTGCACGTGGCCTGCGTGAAAAATGTCGGGGACTTCTGTCATCACCATCATGTCCTCACTCTCTGGCGCAACAGGCGTGCGCCCGCCGTACGTGGGCGACAGGTGGCGCGCCTTTAACAAGACTTTCATCGCCTCTGCCGGCCGCTGGTAGCTCATGCCCGGCGTGGTAGCAATCACGTCGTCGAGGCTCTGGCCGTGAAACATCAGCACCTTGACGCCGTTCAGCTCGATGTATGCCGGGTTGCCAAGCATCGTGCAGTTCTCAAGGTTGTACAGGCCACCCGACGTTGCCTCTGGAAATATCGGCTGCGGAAGCGCCCTTCGGCCGGGGTCGTGGTTGCCCGGGATGATGAAGGTCTTGATGTGCTTTGGAATTTTTGAAAGCAGTTTTGCAGTGTGCGCCATCTGGGCTGCGGCGTTCATCATGAGAAGCTCCTTGTCCTGATTTGGGAATATGCCGATGCCGTCGATCAAGTCGCCTCCGATGCAGAGGAACTTTATCTTGCGGACAACGTCGTCATCGTCTCCGGACGCCAGCCAGTCAAGGAAGCGCAGGAACTCTTGCTGCATGAAATACTTGCTTCCGACATGAAGGTCCGATATCAACACCGCATACGCTTCGGACCTGCTCTTGTTAGGCAGGTGGTCCGGTATGTCCGGTGAAAACACGTTTTTTATGGCAAGCCCCTGCACCCCCTTGGCGTTTTCCAGCTCGAGCATCACCACCTGGTCAAGGGCCAGGTTTGCCGCCTGCTTTTTTGCGTCCTCTGATGCGGCAGTCACCTGCAGCCTGCCCGTGTAATCGTCTACTTCTAGCTCGATGCCGTTTTTCTTTGTGCGCCTTGACATCAAAAGGCCCGACACGACGTACGTGCCGGCGTTTGCAAGGCTGCGCTCGCCTGCTGCCCCGGCCGGCCTTGGGCCCGTACTACCCTTTCCCATCTGCTTGACCGTAGAGATTTTCGTCATCCTCTTGCTGTCCGGCCTCTGGGCCAGGATGCGCATCGTCTTTTCAAACCTGCTCTTGAACAGCAATGCATAGCCATCGACTCCCTCGCCAGTGTTGACGTTAGGCGTAGGGTCTACAAGCACCTTGGCAATCTGCTCCACCGGCGCAAGCGCTTCCTGCCTTCCCGGGTTTACGACGTTTTTGACGTCGTCCACAACTATCATCTTGGTCTGCTTTTTCTGCTTGATTATTTCCTGTACTGCCTTGAGCACGTCCGTCTCAAGCCCCTTCAGCATGGCAAACGCGTCGGGATGGATCTGATAGCCCTTGCTTGTCGCATATGATAACGCATTGACAATCTCACTTTGCAGTACCAAGAAGCTGCCTTCCTATCAGGCCCGGTCCTTAATTACATTTCCCTCTTTGTGTTCTGCGTCTTTTTTCAATAAAATAATAATAATAATGATGATGATGTGGCTTGCTGTGGGGCTGTGTATGTAGTGCATACGCCGACCGATAGCTGCTACGAAAAAACCCACATACGTGTAACAGCAGAGATCCCGTACAATGTCTTCGGCGGCACCAAGGATCTTCTTTTAGCTAGAGAGAAGATGCAAGATAAAAAAAGCTTTGTATAGATGCTATAAAATAATTGCAAGATCTTCCTAATAAACTGCGAGTATTACACGTGGAGTTGAGACAGAGAGAGACTACTCCTATAAAATTTAAATATATATTCGAATATAGGAGAGAAGCCTTGTCTTCATCTTCCTTCCAGGAAAGGCAAAAGAATGACAGCAGCAGCAGTAGCAGCGA contains:
- a CDS encoding Cdc6/Cdc18 family protein, which produces MSSGDIDNIFDRAASGKSLVKKRETLTIDYVPEKLPFRDREATALAQTLSTVFKGARPSNLLLFGKPGTGKTAVVRTVVDRLKKKSGELGITVNVPIINAKLANSAYKMLFEIAENLGLNKEEKKVVHFTGLSMGEATDRILQFIQNKKMHVILVIDEIDSLVDRNGDDVLYSFTRANERMGKGGFVSLIGISNSLTFKDKLDPRVRSSLSEEETVFNPYTVEQLRQILSERARLAFNEGAITDAAINLCAAMAGREHGDARKAIDLLRVAAELAEREHVLKVEEKHVRAAQEKIEKDTNLEVIRNATTHTKFVMLAITKSKNGNTGEVYETYSSLCKQVEQEPLTQRRVTQIISELDQLGLVSTDVVSQGRYGRSQKIKVAVPLATVQDALKDDPTFSDLLL
- a CDS encoding DNA-directed DNA polymerase II small subunit, whose product is MVLQSEIVNALSYATSKGYQIHPDAFAMLKGLETDVLKAVQEIIKQKKQTKMIVVDDVKNVVNPGRQEALAPVEQIAKVLVDPTPNVNTGEGVDGYALLFKSRFEKTMRILAQRPDSKRMTKISTVKQMGKGSTGPRPAGAAGERSLANAGTYVVSGLLMSRRTKKNGIELEVDDYTGRLQVTAASEDAKKQAANLALDQVVMLELENAKGVQGLAIKNVFSPDIPDHLPNKSRSEAYAVLISDLHVGSKYFMQQEFLRFLDWLASGDDDDVVRKIKFLCIGGDLIDGIGIFPNQDKELLMMNAAAQMAHTAKLLSKIPKHIKTFIIPGNHDPGRRALPQPIFPEATSGGLYNLENCTMLGNPAYIELNGVKVLMFHGQSLDDVIATTPGMSYQRPAEAMKVLLKARHLSPTYGGRTPVAPESEDMMVMTEVPDIFHAGHVHVTDVDSYRGTLVVNSGAWQAQTKFQQTMGITPSPGIAIVVNLATLQPFKQDFNLLL